In Syntrophales bacterium, the genomic window CGTAGCGGGAAACGGCGTTATGGACGACAGATATCTTCTCAGGAGGAATGCCGTAACGGTTGACAATCATATCCTTCGTGTAATAGCTGACGGCAATAACGTGATCGGCTTCTGTTATGCCTTTCCTCTCGATGTCAAAAATCTCCCGATTGATGTTTTCGCCGCTCCGATCAAACTCAAGAGAATGAATGTGAAGAATAAAGGGCTTTCCACTAACCTCTCTGGCATGGAGACCGGCAAAGACCGTCATCCAGTCATGGGCATGGATTACATCGAACGACAGATCTTGAGCAATAGCGCCGGCTACCATTCCATACCTCAATACCTCGGAAATCAGGTCTGTACCATAGTCTCCGGAGATATCAAGAAACCCCCTCTCCCCTGTTTCTTTTTCAACCCCCTCGCCCAACTGCCCGAGTAAAGTTCTATACTGGCCCTCGCCAAGATAGGGAGAAAGGACGGCCTTGACCAATCTAATGTCCAACCGCTTGAAGATATCTTTCTCAAGATCTTGACCTGAGACATGAACCTCCGATGCGGAAATCAGTCCCACGTGCGACGGTTGCCTTTCACCCTTTACTTTTGGCAAGACGAAGATAACTTCATAACCAAGCTCCGTCAGGGCCTTTGTAATACCGAAACAGGCCGTACCCAGACCGCCACTCACGTAAGGGGGAAACTCCCATCCAAACATAAGGATACGCATGTTAAAATCACCTCCCTTCTTAACTCGTGGATAACAAAAATGGATTACGCCGGCAAATTG contains:
- a CDS encoding glycosyltransferase family 4 protein; amino-acid sequence: MRILMFGWEFPPYVSGGLGTACFGITKALTELGYEVIFVLPKVKGERQPSHVGLISASEVHVSGQDLEKDIFKRLDIRLVKAVLSPYLGEGQYRTLLGQLGEGVEKETGERGFLDISGDYGTDLISEVLRYGMVAGAIAQDLSFDVIHAHDWMTVFAGLHAREVSGKPFILHIHSLEFDRSGENINREIFDIERKGITEADHVIAVSYYTKDMIVNRYGIPPEKISVVHNAVSRYEGEKIYHVENGKGRKIVLFLGRITFQKGPDYFVEAAAKVIKVMPEVTFVMAGTGDMMPRMVERVAELGIGEHFHFTGFLKGTEVEQIYAMSDLYVMPSVSEPFGISPLEAMMYDVPVIISKQSGVSEIMHHVLKVDFWDVNEMANKIITALKYSALTDEILARSREELRDICWEKAAERIVDVYRHLLN